The DNA window ttattttattacataacaATGAACCCCAAGCCTTCAGAATTGATGTGCTCATTTGTGGAACTCCAAAACCCAGATGTTGTATACAGAGCATATAATTTCACACGTGGAAAATCCGGATTCCGAAGCTAATGCCTCAAACTCTTTAAGGGTCCTCTCTCTTCCTCCTGGGTGCACAATCATCATTAACAGATCTAGTTCGCAGGCAATGTTTGATGAAACACTGTTTTCAGGAATCTCAGGAACAATCACTTCAACAATGATAACTTTTCCAGGGCTTGGAAGAGCTTCACAACATTTCTTGAGAATTTTCAAGCAGTCTTCATCACCCCAATCATGTAGAACCGTCTGCAAATAACTTTCATCTGTATGTATCAGCAAAACATCCAGATTCTCGCGCGCGTGTGTGTATATGCGCATAAAAAGATTAAACTATTTAACACACGTACCTTTAAGAAAATGGCATCACCTTTTGGAATATTTGTGAACATATCTCCTCCGACATGCTCAACACCTACACATATCGACGACATCTTATTATCATCTAATGAGCAAATAAGGAAAGgcttgttgaaatttttttttacgtGGGCAtacatttatttgataaaaataaaagcaactAAATGTATAGTCCAAAATCGGTTTTTTATGAGCATTATGTAGGCTCATTACACTTTATACATAGTTATTTAATTAGTGTTGTAAGTGTTGGCTTATGAAGCTGCCTATTATTACActttatatatgataatttaacgaGAGTTATAAGGATGGGTTGATGAAGtctattaagtttttaataagagtatttaataaacttattataaataaagagtTAAGCCTTATTTGCAAAACAGAGAAGTCATATATATACCTCATCCAAAAGTTATCGTATTTTGTTATGAgtatttttgggaaaaaaaatcgATTCACAAATCGATAGTCAATTAAAAGGGTTATGTATCAAAtcaatttctcttttaaatgATTCGATCAGGTTTTTCAAAACTCTATCAATTCAATTACATTGTTTTATATCTTTGTATATGAGATTATTGGAATTCATTAGAAATAATATTACTGAAAATTGCTTCTACAAGGGCAGCCATAAATGAGTAGGGTTAGGAATATATACCTGATATTGGAGGTGCATGAGCTACAACATGTggtaaatcaaaattaatgccTTTAATGTAAGGATACTTAGAAGTGATGGTGCCAAGATTAGTCCCAATTCCACCACCCACGTCTACTAATACTTTGACGCCTTCAAATCCTTTGTAAACATCAACCATCTTCTTCATGATTAGGGTAGTGTTATTTGACATTGCTTTGTTGAATAACTGGTGATGTTTTGGATCCTTTTCGATGTATTCAAAAGCAGAGCTCATTCCTTTTGCCCTATTGAAAGGGGTTCCACCTTCAAGCACTGTATCAGTTAGATGATACCtgaaattaaacatattatattaaacaaattttaactcaactctaaaacaaaacaattattaaattctaGATTTTAGAAATGAAAAGTACCAGCCTTCCATGGTGACCTTGTCGTGTTGCAACTGCAACAAACTAGCAACCGATCCTCCATCTGCATTCTTAACAAAGAACTTGCAAATGGGTGCAGCACCGTACAATCTTTCAACTTGTCCGTTCTCTCCTTTTCTAACCGAGCACTTGAGTATATCATAGCTGGCCAAGAGCCGTAGCATGCGGTCAAGCAAAACGGGCGCCTCAGGGTTCTTGGTGGGGAGCATACTTGCGATGTCGGAAGGTGAGAGGAAAACGCCGTTGTCAGAGGCAAAGATGATGCCTATGAGGTTGAGCTCGATGGCTGATTTCATCACCATCGGAAGGATCGCGGCGTTTGCAAACCTGATGGCTAGTTTGCCCACTTCTTGTTCTTGCGACATGGCCTTACAAGCTTGAAGATAACTGGAAATCTCTGCAATTTAATTTTTCCACTTGACATCATATAAAATCGATCTAAATTGATACATGTATGTACTACTTCCATGCGACCATAACCTGTAAGCAGGTCATTGAATATATGAtttctattttgattttttaaggtgCATGATGATGTAacaaattaatagaaatttacCAGCGCAATTAAGACTATCGAGTAAATCAAATGTCCACTACGTCACATGGTTCAATATTTCAAAGTGAAGACTATGGAGTAAATTATCGAGCTTGGGATTGGCCGTGACTCATAAATGTTTGAAGTTTGAACAAATTAACACACCCGGCATTTAAGTATTCAAAAGTAAAGCTGGCAATTTTCAACTCAATCGGATAATccaatatgatatgatataaaaaatattagattagaattgagtttttttatacaaaatttattttagatcaatataacataatttaaaatta is part of the Mangifera indica cultivar Alphonso unplaced genomic scaffold, CATAS_Mindica_2.1 Un_0064, whole genome shotgun sequence genome and encodes:
- the LOC123207175 gene encoding caffeic acid 3-O-methyltransferase-like, with the protein product MSQEQEVGKLAIRFANAAILPMVMKSAIELNLIGIIFASDNGVFLSPSDIASMLPTKNPEAPVLLDRMLRLLASYDILKCSVRKGENGQVERLYGAAPICKFFVKNADGGSVASLLQLQHDKVTMEGWYHLTDTVLEGGTPFNRAKGMSSAFEYIEKDPKHHQLFNKAMSNNTTLIMKKMVDVYKGFEGVKVLVDVGGGIGTNLGTITSKYPYIKGINFDLPHVVAHAPPISGVEHVGGDMFTNIPKGDAIFLKTVLHDWGDEDCLKILKKCCEALPSPGKVIIVEVIVPEIPENSVSSNIACELDLLMMIVHPGGRERTLKEFEALASESGFSTCEIICSVYNIWVLEFHK